The proteins below come from a single candidate division TA06 bacterium genomic window:
- a CDS encoding cupin domain-containing protein: MNADILIEKLGLQPLPGEGGFYRETYRSSEQVPASALPDRYSSDKHIGTAIYYLLTPDTFSAMHRLPTDEVIHFYLGDPVTMLQLHPDGTGRTIILGHDILKGQVVQCVVPMQVWQGSFLAEGGRFALMGTTMAPGFDFSDFEPGDRAKLVAEYEQYADLIKRLTNK, from the coding sequence ATGAATGCTGACATTCTCATTGAGAAGCTTGGTCTTCAGCCTTTGCCGGGCGAGGGTGGCTTCTATAGAGAGACCTACCGTTCGTCGGAGCAGGTTCCAGCGTCCGCCCTACCCGACCGGTACAGTTCAGACAAGCACATCGGGACGGCAATCTACTATCTGTTGACTCCGGACACTTTCTCAGCAATGCACCGGTTGCCTACTGACGAAGTCATCCACTTTTACCTTGGAGACCCGGTGACGATGCTCCAGCTTCACCCGGACGGCACAGGTAGGACGATAATCCTCGGGCATGATATCCTGAAGGGGCAGGTAGTCCAGTGTGTAGTGCCCATGCAAGTGTGGCAGGGGAGCTTTCTTGCAGAAGGGGGTCGATTCGCCCTCATGGGCACAACCATGGCTCCAGGGTTTGACTTCTCGGATTTTGAGCCGGGCGATCGAGCGAAACTAGTGGCAGAATATGAGCAGTACGCAGATCTGATCAAGCGCCTCACAAACAAGTAA